The nucleotide sequence TTAGGGTATGATACATCTCCGATAGTTGGGTTTGTTTTCTCGGTTTTAAGTATATTATTTGTTATAAGTTTATGTAGAAAATTTGATAAGAGTATGTCAAATAATACAATAGTACTTGTTGGTATGGTAATGTCTTTATTTTTAAACTCAATTTTTATTCTTATAACATCTATTAGGCATGAGAGTTTATCATCTATAATTGTTTGGCAACTTGGATCATTTTCTTCAAGAGGATGGGAATATATTTTTTCAATTATTCCATGTTTAATTATAGGAGTAATTTTAGCGATATTTTATAGTAAAGAGCTTGATATTATAACTTTTGGAGATGATATGAGTAAATCTGTTGGAGTAAACGTATCTAGAATAAAAATAGTCATGTTAATACTTGTTTCCATATTAACTGGAGCGAGTATTGCAGCTAGTGGAGTTATAGGTTTTATTGATTTAATTGTTCCACATATATCGAGGAAATTATTTGGATCAAAGCATATTGTAGTTATATTATCTAGCTTATTTATTGGTGGGATTTTGATGGTGCTTTTTGATATTATATCTAGAACTATAATTTATCCGGCAGAAATTCCCATAGCTACGATTAATGCACTAATAGGTACGCCTATATTTTGTTATATTTTCTTTAGGGAATATAGGAGGTAATAAAAATTTTAGAAGTTTCAAATTTAAGTTATTCTTATGATAAAGATTTTAAAATATTAGATAATATTAGTTTTTCTCTTAAAAGTGGAGAACATTTGAGCATAATAGGATTAAATGGATGTGGTAAATCGACATTATTAAAATGCATATGTAATTTTTTGAATTATGAAGGAAGTATAAAAATTAATGAGTTAGAAGTTAAAAAATTTAAAAATAGAGAGCTTTCAAAAAATGTTACTATTTTATTCCAACAAACCGATATGTATTTTGATTATAAAGTTTTGGATGTTGTAAAGTTCGGGAGATATAGTAATTATAAAAAATGGAAATTTGTGCGAGAATATGATGAAGATTTAGACATCATATTAAAAAATATGGGAATATATCATTTGAAAAATAGATTTATGAGCGAGCTATCCGGCGGAGAGAAGCAGAGAGTTTTTATATCTAGGATTTTATACCAAGACCCATACATAATTTTATTAGATGAATTTAATAACAATATGGATTTGAAAACTCAAATTTATATTATAGAAAATTTTAAAGAAATTTTTAAAGACAAGATAATTTTATCAGTTTTTCATGATTTAAACATAGTAAGGAATTTAAATACTTTGGTAATGGTACTTAAAGATTGTAAAGTTTATAAATATGGAGATGTTGATAACATATTTAATAAAAATGTATTAAAGAGTGTATATGGAGTAGATGTTGAAAAATTTATGATAGACTCCCTTAATAAATGGAATAAAAATATATAGTTTTAATTAACGAAGGAGGTAATT is from Candidatus Arthromitus sp. SFB-rat-Yit and encodes:
- a CDS encoding FecCD family ABC transporter permease encodes the protein MKSNILIRFIFVIVISFIAVTLGLIIGGGADNLENIFRIILHKLFGMNLKESISPTEVSIIWNIRFPRVLLAFMVGGMLSVSGVIIQSVLRNPLASSYTMGISSGASLGIGIFTVGNISFLGYDTSPIVGFVFSVLSILFVISLCRKFDKSMSNNTIVLVGMVMSLFLNSIFILITSIRHESLSSIIVWQLGSFSSRGWEYIFSIIPCLIIGVILAIFYSKELDIITFGDDMSKSVGVNVSRIKIVMLILVSILTGASIAASGVIGFIDLIVPHISRKLFGSKHIVVILSSLFIGGILMVLFDIISRTIIYPAEIPIATINALIGTPIFCYIFFREYRR
- a CDS encoding ABC transporter ATP-binding protein, whose amino-acid sequence is MSFSLKSGEHLSIIGLNGCGKSTLLKCICNFLNYEGSIKINELEVKKFKNRELSKNVTILFQQTDMYFDYKVLDVVKFGRYSNYKKWKFVREYDEDLDIILKNMGIYHLKNRFMSELSGGEKQRVFISRILYQDPYIILLDEFNNNMDLKTQIYIIENFKEIFKDKIILSVFHDLNIVRNLNTLVMVLKDCKVYKYGDVDNIFNKNVLKSVYGVDVEKFMIDSLNKWNKNI